The genomic segment ACTGCAGATCGGCTTTGACGACGTAAAGGCACAGCGCATCAACAAGCCTATGAAGGGACATTTTGACAAGTCCGAGGTTGGTTACAAGCGCGTCCTGAAGGAATTCAGACTGGACGACTGCGACGCTCTGAATGTGGGTGATCTGCTGAAGGCTGACACATTTGCTGTAGGCGACATCGTGGATGTCAGCGGCACCAGCAAGGGTAAGGGCTTCACCGGCGCCATCAAGCGTCACAATCAGCACAGACTCAAGGAAACTCACGGTACCGGCCCTGTGCACAGACAGGCAGGTTCTATGGGTGCATGCTCCTCTCCGTCCCGTATTTACAAGGGCAAGGGCATGGCAGGTCACATGGGTGCTGAAAAGGTAACAGTTCAGAATCTCGAAGTTGTGAAAATTGACGTTGAGAACAATCTGATTGCACTCAAGGGTGCGATTCCCGGTCCTAAGGGCGGCGTTGTATGCATCACAGACAGTGTAAAGGCTTAAGGAAGGAGGAAGCATAAATGGCTAAGGTTTCAGTATTTGATATGACAGGAAATCAGGTTTCGGAGACAGAGCTTTCCGATGCTGTATTTGGTATTACTCCGAACGAAGCAGTGATGCACGCAATGGTTGTAAACTACCTGGCAAACCAGCGTCAGGGCACACAGTCCACTCTGACTCGGACAGAGGTCAGCGGCGGTGGCAGAAAGCCCTGGAGACAGAAGGGTACCGGTCATGCAAGACAGGGTTCTATCCGTGCTCCTCAGTGGTATCACGGCGGCGTGGCACTCGGTCCGAAGCCCAGAGATTACAGATACGCTCTGAACAAGAAGGTTCGCAGACTGGCTATGAAGTCCGCACTTTCTTCTAAGGTTCTGGAGAACAACATCATCGTGCTGGATGCACTGACTGTTGATTCCTACAAGACCAAGACTATCGTTGCAATGCTCAAGGCACTGAACGTAGAGGGCAAGGCTCTGATCGTAACTGCTGAGGCAGACAAGAAGGTCATCAAGAGCGCAGCAAACATCCCCGGCGTTAAGACAGCTGCTGTCAACACACTGAATGTTTACGATATTCTCAACTATGACAAGTTCATCGTTGTAAAGAATGCCGTTGGTCAGATCGAGGAGGTGTACGCATAATGAAAGCTGCACAGGATATTATCTTGAAGCCGATCATCACGGAGAAGAGCATGGATTTCCTTCCCCTCGGCAAGTACACTTTCAAGGTTGCCAAGGACGCAAACAAGCTGGAGATTGCCAAGGCAGTGGAAGAGCTGTTTGATGTACAGGTTGAAAAGGTTCATACCATGAACTGCAGAGGCCGTGTAAAGCGTGTCGGCAGATATGTGGGCAAGACCGCTGACTGGAAGAAGGCGATCGTTACAGTAAGTAAGGATCCCAAGCCCGGTAAGGACGGCAAGAAGCGCAAGAGCACCATCGAGTTCTTCGACGGCATGTATTAATTGCGCTTCAGGTATGGGAGAATGCTCCCGCAAAATGCATTATATAAGGAGTGAAACACGCAAATGGCAATTAAGACCTATAAACCGACAACTGCTTCCCGCCGTAACATGACTGTTACCAACTACACGCAGTTGTCCAAGGTTGATCCGGAAAAGAGCCTGCTTGAGCCCCTCAAGAAGAATTCCGGCAGAAACAGCTATGGCCGCATCACCGTTCGTCACAGAGGCGGCGGAAACAGAAGAAAGTACCGTGTAATTGATTTCAAGCGTGACAAGGACGGTATCAATGCAAACGTTCTGACCATCGAGTACGATCCGAACCGCAGCGCTTTCATTGCTCTGGTTCAGTATGAGGACGGCGAGAAGAGATACATTCTGGCTCCCCACGATCTGAAGGTTGGCGACGTTGTTCGTTCCGGTGCTGACGCTGATATCAAGCCGGGCAACGCACTGCCCCTGCTGAACATTCCGGTTGGTACCTTCATTCACAACATTGAACTTTATCCGGGCAGAGGTGCGCAGCTGGTTCGTTCCGCTGGCAACATGGCTCAGCTGATGGGCAAGGAAAATGATTATGCGCTGATCCGTCTGCCTTCCGGCGAGATGAGAAAGGTTCCGATCGGTGCGAAGGCTTCCATCGGTCAGGTTTCCAACATCGACCACGAGAACGTACACTACGGTAAGGCTGGTCGTGTTCGTCATATGGGTATCAGACCTACAGTCCGCGGTTCCGTTATGAACCCCTGCGATCACCCCCACGGCGGTGGTGAAGGTAAGTCGCCGGTTGGACGTCCGGGTCCTGTTACACCTTGGGGCAAGCCTGCTCTGGGTTATAAGACTCGTAAGACACACAACCGCACTGACAAGTATATCGTAAAGAGAAGAAACGGGAAATAAGCGGAAAGGAGGAACTGATTCATGAGCAGAAGTATTAAAAAGGGACCTTACGTGCAAGAGGTTCTGCTGAAGCGGATTATGGCTATGAATGAGGCCGGCGAAAAGAAGGTTCTCAAGACCTGGAGCCGTTCTTCCACGATTTTCCCTGATTTCGTAGGTCACACAATCGCAGTTCACGATGGCCGCAAGCATGTTCCGGTTTACGTTACAGAGGACATGGTTGGACACAAGCTCGGCGAGTTTGCACCCACCAGAACCTATAAGGGTCATGCAGGTTCCAAGACATCGAACAACGGCAAGAAGTAATAAGTAGCGGAAGGAGGAGTTCAAATGGAAGCTAGAGCGTATTTGAGAAATGCTCGCATCGCACCGAGAAAGGTGCAGATCGTTCTGGATCTGATCCGGAACAAGCCTGTTGACATTGCATTGGCTACACTTGAATTGACACCGAAGGCTGCAAGCCCGATGGTGGCAAAACTGTTGAAGTCCGCTATGGCAAACGCTGAGAACAATCACAACATGAACAAGGATGACCTGTATGTTTCCGAGTGCTTCGTGTGCCCCGGTCCGATCATGAAGCGGGTTATGCCGAGAGCACAGGGCAGAGCCTTCAGAATCCTGAAGAGAACATCTCACATCACACTTGTTGTGAAAGAAAAAGAATAATCCCAAGGAGGTTAACTATGGGCCAGAAAGTAAATCCGCACGGTCTGCGTGTTGGCGTTATCAAGGATTGGGATTCTCGCTGGTTTGCGAACAAGGCAGATTTCGGCGATACACTGGTGGAAGACTACAACGTACGTAACTTCATCAAGAAGAGCCTGTACGCTGCAGGTGTTCCGAAGATCGAAATTGAGCGATTCGCTGAAAAGGTTAGAATCAACATCCACTGCGCAAAGCCCGGCGTTGTAATCGGCAGAGGCGGCGCAGAAATCGAGAAGCTCCGCGCTCAGCTCGAGGCTATGATGAAGAAGCAGGTTGCTGTGAACATCATCGAGGTGAAGCAGCCTGATATGAATGCTCAGCTGGTTGCTGAGAAGATTGCGCTGGATCTGGAGAACCGTGTTTCTTTCAGACGTGCAATGAAGCAGTCCATCGGTCGTTCCATGCGTCTGGGCGCAAAGGGCATCAAGACCCGTGTTTCCGGTCGTCTGGGCGGTGCGGAAATCGCAAGAAGCGAGACCTATCACGAGGGTACCATCCCGTTGCAGACCATTCGTGCTGACATCGACTACGGCACCGCTGAGGCGCACACCACTTATGGTCGCCTGGGCGTAAAGGTTTGGATCTACAAGGGTGAGGTTCTCAAGGGCGATGCTGCAAAGGCTGCTGCTGAGAAGGCGAAGTACGAAAAGAAGCCGGAAGCAAGACCGGAAAGAAAGCGCCGGGATGACAGAAACGGCCGTGACAACAGAAACGGCGGCTTCAAGGCGCGTGATTCTAGAAGAGAAGGAGGTAACCGATAATGCTGCTCCCGAAGAGAGTAAAATATCGTCGTGTGCACAGAGGTCGTATGACCGGTAAGGCACTCAGAGGCAATAAGGTTTCCTACGGTGATTACGGTCTCCAGTCTCTGGAGCCTGCATGGATCACCTCCAACCAGATCGAATCCGCCCGTATCGCAATGACACGTTACATCAAGCGTGGCGGTCAGGTATGGATCAAGATTTTCCCGGATAAGCCCGTAACTTCCAAGCCCCTCGGAACTCGAATGGGTAAAGGTAAGGGCGCACCTGAGTACTGGGTAGCTGTTGTAAAGCCGGGCAGAGTGATGTTCGAGATTGCTGGCGTTCCGGAAGAGACCGCAAGAGAAGCGCTGCGTCTTGCAATGCACAAGCTGCCGGTAAAATGCAAGTTTGTAAAGAAAGCTGAACAAGGAGGGGAGCAGTAATGAAAGCGACTGAAATCAGAGATCTGTCCGTTGATGAGATGAACGAAAAGCTGGTCAGCCTGAAGGAAGAGCTCTTCTCTCTCCGTTTCCAGCATGCTGTCAATCAGCTGGATAACACAGCACGTCTGAAGGATGTAAAGAAGGATATCGCTCGCATCAAGACTGTTCTTCGTGCGGCAGACGCGAATCAGTAAGAGAAGGAGGAGTTTGCTGTGTCTGAAAGAAACCTGAGAAAGACCAGAGTTGGCAAGGTTGTAAGCGACAAGATGGACAAGACTGTTGTTGTTGCAATCGCAGATAACGTACAGCATCCGCTTTACAAGAAGATTATCAAGCGCACTGTAAAGCTGAAGGCTCACGATGAGCAGAACGCATGCCGCATTGGCGACCGCGTAGAAGTAATGGAAACCCGCCCCATGTCCAAGGACAAGAGATGGCGTGTGACTAACATCATTGAAAAGGCAAAGTAATATAGTATTGAGTGGAAGTTCCGAGGGAACTTCTGAAAGGAGGAACTCGCTGTGATCCAGATGCAATCTTACTTGAAGGTCGCTGACAACACCGGTGCAAAGGAGCTGATGTGCATTCGTGTGCTGGGCGGTACCCGTAGAAGATATGCGAACATCGGCGATGTTGTTGTGGCTTCTGTTAAGAAAGCAACACCCGGCGGCGTTGTTAAGAAGGGCGACGTTGTAAAGGCTGTGATTGTTCGTTCCGCAAAGGGCCTGCGGAGAGAAGATGGTACCTACATCCGTTTTGACGAGAATGCAGCAGTTATCATCAAAGAGGATAAGAACCCGAAGGGGACTCGTATTTTCGGACCGGTCGCAAGAGAACTTCGTGAGAAGGATTACCTCAAGATCCTGAGCCTTGCGCCCGAAGTATTGTAATGGAGGTGTCATGATGAATAAGTTACACGTTAAAAAAGGTGACACAGTCGTTCTCCTTACAGGTGGCAGAGAAGATAAGTACGTGGACAACGAGTCCAAGACCCGCAAGACCGGCAAGGTTCTTGAGGTCAGCCCGTCCGAGAATAAGGTGATCGTTGAAGGCATCAACATGATCACCAAGCATGTAAAGCCCACCAGAATGGGTCAGCCGGGCAGCATCGTCAAGGCTGAGGCTCCGATTTACGCATGCAAGGTACAGGTCGTTTGCCCCAAGTGCGGCAAGCCCACCCGTGTTGGCCACGGTTTCGAGACCAAGACCAATGGCGCCGGCGTAGAGAAGAAGCTGCCGATCCGTATCTGCAAGAATAAAGACTGCGGCCACCATTTCTGATAGGAGGAGAACGAGAATGGCAAGATTAAAAGAATATTATGTCAGCACTGTCGCTCCTGCAATGATGAAGAAGTTCGGCTACAAGAGTGTGATGCAGATCCCGAAGCTTGACAAGGTTGTCATCAACGTAGGTGCCGGTGAGGCAAAGGAAAACGCAAAGGTGATCGACGCAATTATGACTGACATCGCTGCAATCACTGGTCAGAAGCCGGTGATCTGCCGTGCAAAGAAGTCCGTTGCAAACTTCAAGCTCCGTGAGGGCATGCCGATCGGCGTAAAGGTAACGCTGCGCAGCGAAAAGATGTACGAATTCGTAGACAAGCTGTTCAACGTTGCATTCCCCCGGGTTCGTGACTTCAGAGGCATCAACCCGAATTCTTTCGATGGCAGAGGCAATTACTCCACCGGTATTAAGGAACAGTTGATCTTCCCTGAGATTGAGTACGATAAGATCGACAAGGTACGGGGTATGGATATCAACTTCATTACAACCGCAAACACAGACGAAGAAGCGAAAGAGCTGCTGACACTGATGGGCGCTCCGTTTGTGAAGTGATAGGGAGGATTCATCGAAATGGCAAAAAAGGCAATGATTAACAAGCAGCAGAAAGCTCCCAAGTTCTCCACAAGAGCATACAACAGATGCAAGATTTGTGGCAGACCGCATGCTTATCTCAGAAAGTTCGGCATCTGCCGTATCTGCTTCAGAGAGCTTGCACATGACGGTCAGATTCCGGGTGTGAAGAAAGCAAGCTGGTAAATTAACAAAGGAGGTCATTCGGCATGCAAATTACTGATACAATCGCAGATTTACTGACAAGAATCCGCAATGCGAATTCTGCAAAGCACGCCACGGTTGACGTTCCCGCCTCCAATGTCAAGAAGGCTATTACACAGATCCTCGTAGACGAGGGCTATGTAAAGGGCTTCCAGGTCATTGAGGACGGCAAGCAGGGAATCATCAGAATCACTCTGAAGTACGGCGACAACAAGTCACCCATCATCACCGGCCTGCGTCGGGTCTCTAAACCGGGTTTGCGTATTTATTCTAGCTGTGAAGATATGCCCAAGGTTCGTAAGGGTCTAGGTATCGCCATCGTTTCCACTTCTAAGGGAATCGTGACTGACAAGAAGGCTCGTGAGCTGAACGTTGGCGGCGAAGTACTCGCATTTATTTGGTAAGGAGGACACGGTAATGTCAAGAATAGGTAGAATGCCGATTAGTGTCCCTGCCGGTGTCGATGTGAAGTGCGCCGACAACTTTATGACGGTGAAGGGTCCTAAGGGCGAAATTTCCAAGCAGTTATCCACAGCAATGAACATTGAGATCGCTGACGGTGTGATCCACGTGACCCGTCCGGACGATACCAATGTAAACAGAAGCCTCCACGGCTTGACCAGAACTCTGATCGCCAACATGATCGAGGGTGTAACCAATGGTTACAGCAAGACCCTGGAGATTGAGGGTGTTGGTTACCGTGCTGCAAAGCAGGGTCATGACCTGGTTATGAACCTGGGCTTCTCCCACCAGGTGATCGTTTCTGAAGGCAACGGCATTGCAATTGAAGTGCCCCAGCCCAACAAGATCGTCATCAGTGGTGTTGACAAGCAGGCTGTAGGTCAGTTCGCAGCTGAAGTACGCGAGAAGCGTCCGCCGGAGCCTTATAAG from the Ruminococcus champanellensis 18P13 = JCM 17042 genome contains:
- the rplB gene encoding 50S ribosomal protein L2; the encoded protein is MAIKTYKPTTASRRNMTVTNYTQLSKVDPEKSLLEPLKKNSGRNSYGRITVRHRGGGNRRKYRVIDFKRDKDGINANVLTIEYDPNRSAFIALVQYEDGEKRYILAPHDLKVGDVVRSGADADIKPGNALPLLNIPVGTFIHNIELYPGRGAQLVRSAGNMAQLMGKENDYALIRLPSGEMRKVPIGAKASIGQVSNIDHENVHYGKAGRVRHMGIRPTVRGSVMNPCDHPHGGGEGKSPVGRPGPVTPWGKPALGYKTRKTHNRTDKYIVKRRNGK
- a CDS encoding type Z 30S ribosomal protein S14, which encodes MAKKAMINKQQKAPKFSTRAYNRCKICGRPHAYLRKFGICRICFRELAHDGQIPGVKKASW
- the rplW gene encoding 50S ribosomal protein L23, yielding MKAAQDIILKPIITEKSMDFLPLGKYTFKVAKDANKLEIAKAVEELFDVQVEKVHTMNCRGRVKRVGRYVGKTADWKKAIVTVSKDPKPGKDGKKRKSTIEFFDGMY
- the rplN gene encoding 50S ribosomal protein L14, with product MIQMQSYLKVADNTGAKELMCIRVLGGTRRRYANIGDVVVASVKKATPGGVVKKGDVVKAVIVRSAKGLRREDGTYIRFDENAAVIIKEDKNPKGTRIFGPVARELREKDYLKILSLAPEVL
- the rplD gene encoding 50S ribosomal protein L4 is translated as MAKVSVFDMTGNQVSETELSDAVFGITPNEAVMHAMVVNYLANQRQGTQSTLTRTEVSGGGRKPWRQKGTGHARQGSIRAPQWYHGGVALGPKPRDYRYALNKKVRRLAMKSALSSKVLENNIIVLDALTVDSYKTKTIVAMLKALNVEGKALIVTAEADKKVIKSAANIPGVKTAAVNTLNVYDILNYDKFIVVKNAVGQIEEVYA
- the rplC gene encoding 50S ribosomal protein L3, which codes for MQKGIIGKKIGMTQIFDQEAGKVIPVTVVEAGPCVVVQKKTVENDGYAALQIGFDDVKAQRINKPMKGHFDKSEVGYKRVLKEFRLDDCDALNVGDLLKADTFAVGDIVDVSGTSKGKGFTGAIKRHNQHRLKETHGTGPVHRQAGSMGACSSPSRIYKGKGMAGHMGAEKVTVQNLEVVKIDVENNLIALKGAIPGPKGGVVCITDSVKA
- the rpsQ gene encoding 30S ribosomal protein S17, translating into MSERNLRKTRVGKVVSDKMDKTVVVAIADNVQHPLYKKIIKRTVKLKAHDEQNACRIGDRVEVMETRPMSKDKRWRVTNIIEKAK
- the rpsC gene encoding 30S ribosomal protein S3, with protein sequence MGQKVNPHGLRVGVIKDWDSRWFANKADFGDTLVEDYNVRNFIKKSLYAAGVPKIEIERFAEKVRINIHCAKPGVVIGRGGAEIEKLRAQLEAMMKKQVAVNIIEVKQPDMNAQLVAEKIALDLENRVSFRRAMKQSIGRSMRLGAKGIKTRVSGRLGGAEIARSETYHEGTIPLQTIRADIDYGTAEAHTTYGRLGVKVWIYKGEVLKGDAAKAAAEKAKYEKKPEARPERKRRDDRNGRDNRNGGFKARDSRREGGNR
- the rplV gene encoding 50S ribosomal protein L22, whose product is MEARAYLRNARIAPRKVQIVLDLIRNKPVDIALATLELTPKAASPMVAKLLKSAMANAENNHNMNKDDLYVSECFVCPGPIMKRVMPRAQGRAFRILKRTSHITLVVKEKE
- the rpsS gene encoding 30S ribosomal protein S19; amino-acid sequence: MSRSIKKGPYVQEVLLKRIMAMNEAGEKKVLKTWSRSSTIFPDFVGHTIAVHDGRKHVPVYVTEDMVGHKLGEFAPTRTYKGHAGSKTSNNGKK
- the rplX gene encoding 50S ribosomal protein L24, coding for MNKLHVKKGDTVVLLTGGREDKYVDNESKTRKTGKVLEVSPSENKVIVEGINMITKHVKPTRMGQPGSIVKAEAPIYACKVQVVCPKCGKPTRVGHGFETKTNGAGVEKKLPIRICKNKDCGHHF
- the rplP gene encoding 50S ribosomal protein L16, translated to MLLPKRVKYRRVHRGRMTGKALRGNKVSYGDYGLQSLEPAWITSNQIESARIAMTRYIKRGGQVWIKIFPDKPVTSKPLGTRMGKGKGAPEYWVAVVKPGRVMFEIAGVPEETAREALRLAMHKLPVKCKFVKKAEQGGEQ
- the rpsH gene encoding 30S ribosomal protein S8; this translates as MQITDTIADLLTRIRNANSAKHATVDVPASNVKKAITQILVDEGYVKGFQVIEDGKQGIIRITLKYGDNKSPIITGLRRVSKPGLRIYSSCEDMPKVRKGLGIAIVSTSKGIVTDKKARELNVGGEVLAFIW
- the rplE gene encoding 50S ribosomal protein L5; translated protein: MARLKEYYVSTVAPAMMKKFGYKSVMQIPKLDKVVINVGAGEAKENAKVIDAIMTDIAAITGQKPVICRAKKSVANFKLREGMPIGVKVTLRSEKMYEFVDKLFNVAFPRVRDFRGINPNSFDGRGNYSTGIKEQLIFPEIEYDKIDKVRGMDINFITTANTDEEAKELLTLMGAPFVK
- the rplF gene encoding 50S ribosomal protein L6, whose protein sequence is MSRIGRMPISVPAGVDVKCADNFMTVKGPKGEISKQLSTAMNIEIADGVIHVTRPDDTNVNRSLHGLTRTLIANMIEGVTNGYSKTLEIEGVGYRAAKQGHDLVMNLGFSHQVIVSEGNGIAIEVPQPNKIVISGVDKQAVGQFAAEVREKRPPEPYKGKGIKYAGEHIVRKEGKAGKGKK
- the rpmC gene encoding 50S ribosomal protein L29, whose translation is MKATEIRDLSVDEMNEKLVSLKEELFSLRFQHAVNQLDNTARLKDVKKDIARIKTVLRAADANQ